Proteins found in one Nocardia brasiliensis ATCC 700358 genomic segment:
- the thiS gene encoding sulfur carrier protein ThiS: MTSTSVPIGVTVNGTDHEFADTLTVRELLSRLELPCQGIALAVDGAVFPKSRWDEPVGRGWQIEVLTAVQGG; the protein is encoded by the coding sequence ATGACTTCGACATCCGTCCCCATCGGCGTCACCGTGAACGGTACCGATCACGAGTTCGCCGACACCCTCACCGTGCGTGAGTTGCTGAGCCGCCTCGAGCTGCCCTGTCAGGGCATCGCGCTCGCGGTGGACGGCGCGGTGTTCCCCAAGTCCCGCTGGGACGAACCGGTCGGGCGGGGCTGGCAGATCGAGGTGCTCACGGCGGTCCAGGGTGGCTGA
- a CDS encoding acyclic terpene utilization AtuA family protein, protein MSTLAVNPEVLRIGNCSGFYGDRFSAMREMLEGGQLDVLTGDYLAELTMLILGRDRMKDPSLGYAKTFVKQLEDCLGLALERNVQIVANAGGLNPAGLAERLRKVAADLGLDAKIAYVEGDDLVGRASELGLGSPLTANAYLGAWGIVECLHAGADIVVTGRVTDASVVVGPAAAHFGWGRTDYDQLAGAVVAGHVIECSTQATGGNFAFFTELADLGRPGFPIAEIRRDGSSVITKHAGTGGAVTVDTVAAQLMYEIQGARYAGPDVTSRLDTVRLAADGPDRVLISGVAGEAPPDTLKVSLNTLGGFRNEMAFILTGLDIEAKAELAQRQLESWLPTKPAELDWTLARLDRPDADTEEQASALLRCVVRDADPNKVGRAFSSVAVELALASYPGCSFTTLPGNGSPYGVYTPGYVAATEVPHVAVLPDGSRTEIAPAADTLVLAEVSEPALPEPLVGRETRRVPLGSIALARSGDKGGNANVGVWVRTEDQWRWLVHTLTVDRVKELLPEAAALTVTRHVLPNLRAVNFIIEGLLGQGVAYQARFDPQAKGLGEWLRSRHLDIPLELL, encoded by the coding sequence ATGAGTACGCTGGCCGTGAATCCGGAGGTCCTCCGGATCGGCAACTGTTCCGGCTTCTACGGCGATCGGTTCAGCGCGATGCGCGAGATGCTCGAAGGTGGGCAGCTCGACGTGCTCACCGGGGACTACCTCGCCGAGTTGACCATGCTGATCCTCGGCCGGGACCGGATGAAGGACCCGAGCCTCGGTTATGCCAAGACCTTCGTCAAACAGCTCGAGGACTGCCTCGGGCTGGCGTTGGAACGTAATGTGCAGATCGTCGCCAACGCGGGCGGTCTGAATCCCGCCGGCCTCGCGGAGCGCCTGCGCAAGGTGGCCGCGGACCTCGGTCTCGACGCCAAGATCGCTTACGTCGAAGGCGACGATTTGGTCGGTCGCGCAAGCGAACTCGGCCTCGGCTCCCCGCTCACCGCCAACGCCTACCTCGGCGCCTGGGGCATCGTCGAATGTCTGCACGCCGGCGCCGATATCGTGGTGACCGGCCGGGTCACCGACGCGTCGGTGGTCGTCGGCCCGGCCGCCGCCCACTTCGGCTGGGGCCGAACCGATTACGACCAGCTGGCGGGTGCGGTGGTGGCCGGGCACGTGATCGAGTGCAGCACCCAGGCCACCGGCGGCAACTTCGCCTTCTTCACCGAACTCGCCGATCTCGGCCGGCCCGGCTTCCCGATCGCCGAAATCCGCAGGGACGGCAGCAGTGTCATCACCAAGCACGCGGGCACCGGCGGTGCGGTCACGGTCGACACGGTCGCGGCGCAGCTGATGTACGAGATCCAGGGCGCGCGCTATGCCGGGCCGGATGTCACCTCCCGGCTGGACACGGTGCGACTCGCCGCCGACGGCCCCGATCGGGTACTGATCAGCGGTGTCGCCGGCGAGGCCCCGCCCGACACGCTGAAGGTCTCGCTGAACACCCTGGGCGGCTTCCGCAACGAGATGGCCTTCATCCTCACCGGGCTCGATATCGAGGCGAAAGCCGAACTGGCACAGCGGCAACTGGAGTCCTGGCTGCCGACCAAGCCCGCGGAGCTGGACTGGACACTGGCCCGCCTGGATCGGCCCGACGCCGACACCGAGGAGCAGGCCAGCGCGCTGCTGCGCTGCGTGGTGCGCGACGCCGACCCGAACAAGGTGGGCCGGGCCTTCTCCAGCGTCGCCGTCGAGTTGGCGCTGGCCAGCTATCCGGGGTGCAGCTTCACCACGTTGCCCGGCAACGGTTCGCCTTACGGTGTGTATACGCCGGGCTACGTCGCGGCCACCGAGGTGCCGCACGTCGCGGTGCTGCCGGATGGTTCGCGCACCGAGATCGCGCCCGCCGCGGACACCCTGGTGCTGGCCGAGGTGAGCGAGCCCGCGCTGCCGGAACCGTTGGTGGGCAGAGAGACTCGACGCGTTCCCCTCGGCAGCATCGCGCTGGCGCGCAGCGGCGACAAAGGTGGCAACGCCAATGTCGGCGTCTGGGTACGCACCGAGGACCAATGGCGTTGGCTGGTGCACACACTCACGGTCGATCGGGTGAAAGAGCTGCTGCCCGAAGCCGCCGCGCTGACCGTGACCCGGCACGTGCTGCCCAATCTGCGCGCGGTCAACTTCATCATCGAGGGACTGCTCGGACAGGGCGTCGCCTATCAGGCCCGATTCGACCCACAGGCCAAAGGACTCGGCGAATGGCTGCGGTCCCGTCATCTCGACATCCCCTTGGAGTTGTTATGA
- a CDS encoding acetyl/propionyl/methylcrotonyl-CoA carboxylase subunit alpha: protein MPISSVLVANRGEIARRVFATCRRTGLSTVAVYSDADAAAPHVAEADSAVRLPGNTPAETYLRGDLIIAAALSAGADAVHPGYGFLSENADFAKAVLAAGLTWIGPPVEAIEQMGSKVASKKMMDAAGVPVLAELDPAEVTADHLPVLIKASAGGGGRGMRVVRSLAELTPQLEGARREAESAFGDPTVFCERYLETGRHIEVQVMADTHGTIWAVGERECSIQRRHQKVVEEAPSPLVERTEGMRERLFEAARLAAGAIGYTGAGTVEFLADERGEFFFLEMNTRLQVEHPVTECTTGLDLVRLQLDVADGAALPSEPPAMHGHSIEVRLYAEDPAQDWQPQSGTVHRLDIPLVRTEFDLLDRPGIRLDTGVVDGSVVGVHYDPMLAKVISYAETRDEAARLLATALHRAQIHGLVTNRDLLVRVLRHPAFLAGDTDTAFFGTHGLDTLAAPLVSAADEALSLVAAALADAAANRAAARAGGGLPSGWRNLPSQSTHKLFESRTSGTHDIGYRYTRGVVAVDGYEGLELVESGADRVVLAVPGERGPVRRHFAVARYGDLVCVDSPLGPVSARRLPRFSDPADQVATGSLLAPMPGSVIRLGAEVGSRVEQGQPILWLEAMKMEHTIAAPAAGVLSAVNVTVGQQVDVGAVLAVVDPAESNENQES from the coding sequence ATGCCAATCTCGAGTGTCCTGGTTGCCAATCGGGGTGAGATCGCCCGCCGCGTGTTCGCCACCTGCCGGCGTACCGGTCTGAGCACCGTCGCGGTCTATTCGGACGCCGACGCGGCCGCCCCGCATGTGGCGGAGGCGGATTCGGCGGTCCGGCTGCCCGGCAACACACCGGCCGAAACCTACCTGCGCGGTGATCTGATCATCGCGGCGGCGCTGTCCGCGGGCGCCGACGCCGTGCACCCCGGATACGGATTCCTGTCCGAGAACGCCGATTTCGCGAAGGCGGTGCTCGCGGCCGGGCTGACTTGGATCGGCCCGCCGGTCGAGGCGATCGAGCAGATGGGCTCCAAGGTCGCCTCGAAGAAGATGATGGACGCCGCGGGCGTCCCCGTGCTCGCCGAGCTGGACCCGGCCGAGGTCACCGCGGACCACCTGCCGGTCCTGATCAAGGCGTCCGCGGGCGGCGGCGGGCGCGGCATGCGCGTGGTCCGCAGTCTGGCCGAGTTGACCCCGCAGCTCGAAGGGGCGCGGCGCGAGGCCGAGTCGGCCTTCGGCGATCCGACGGTGTTCTGCGAGCGGTACCTCGAAACCGGCAGGCATATCGAGGTGCAGGTGATGGCCGATACGCACGGCACCATCTGGGCGGTCGGCGAGCGCGAATGCTCCATCCAGCGCAGGCATCAGAAGGTCGTCGAGGAGGCGCCCTCGCCGCTGGTCGAGCGCACCGAAGGGATGCGCGAACGGCTGTTCGAGGCGGCGCGGCTGGCCGCGGGCGCGATCGGCTACACCGGCGCGGGCACGGTGGAATTCCTCGCCGACGAGCGCGGCGAATTCTTCTTCCTCGAGATGAATACCCGGCTGCAGGTGGAGCATCCGGTCACCGAGTGCACCACCGGCCTGGATCTGGTTCGCCTGCAACTCGACGTGGCCGACGGTGCCGCGCTGCCGTCGGAACCGCCTGCGATGCACGGGCATTCGATCGAGGTCCGGCTCTATGCCGAGGATCCGGCGCAGGACTGGCAGCCGCAGAGCGGTACCGTGCACCGGCTCGACATCCCGCTGGTGCGTACCGAATTCGATCTGCTCGACCGGCCGGGTATCCGGCTGGACACCGGTGTGGTGGACGGTTCGGTCGTCGGCGTGCACTACGACCCGATGCTGGCCAAGGTCATCTCCTACGCCGAAACCCGCGACGAGGCGGCGCGGCTGCTGGCGACCGCACTGCACCGGGCGCAGATCCACGGCCTGGTGACCAACCGCGACCTGCTGGTCCGGGTGCTGCGCCACCCGGCCTTCCTCGCCGGTGACACCGATACCGCGTTCTTCGGCACGCACGGATTGGACACGCTGGCAGCGCCTTTGGTGTCCGCAGCCGACGAGGCGCTGTCGCTGGTCGCGGCCGCGCTCGCCGACGCCGCGGCGAACCGCGCCGCCGCGCGGGCCGGCGGCGGACTGCCCAGCGGCTGGCGCAACCTGCCGTCGCAGTCGACGCACAAGCTGTTCGAGAGCCGTACCAGCGGCACACACGATATCGGCTACCGCTACACCCGCGGGGTGGTCGCGGTGGACGGCTACGAGGGGCTCGAACTCGTCGAGTCGGGCGCCGACCGCGTGGTGCTCGCGGTGCCGGGCGAAAGAGGCCCGGTCCGTCGGCATTTCGCCGTCGCCCGGTACGGCGATCTGGTGTGCGTGGACTCGCCGCTCGGGCCGGTCAGCGCGCGCAGACTGCCGCGTTTCAGCGATCCGGCCGACCAGGTGGCCACCGGCTCCCTGCTCGCCCCCATGCCCGGCAGCGTGATCCGGCTCGGCGCCGAGGTCGGCAGCCGGGTCGAACAGGGTCAGCCCATCCTGTGGCTGGAGGCGATGAAGATGGAGCACACCATCGCCGCCCCCGCCGCCGGCGTGCTCAGCGCCGTCAACGTCACCGTCGGCCAGCAGGTCGACGTGGGCGCCGTCCTTGCCGTCGTCGATCCCGCCGAGAGCAACGAAAACCAGGAGTCGTGA
- a CDS encoding acyl-CoA carboxylase subunit beta: MTTLRSTLDTASPDYAAAAEAMTAKLTEVEGEFAKAIAGGGPEKLARHRKRGKLTARERIELLVDEDSPFLELCPLAGWGSEFHVGASTIAGIGIVEGVECMIVAPDPTVRGGTSNPWTLRKTLRINDIVRENRLPVISLVESGGADLPTQKEVFVPGGRMFRDLTRASAAGIPTIALVFGNSTAGGAYIPGMSDHVVMIKERSKVFLGGPPLVKMATGEESDDESLGGADMHARVSGLADYYAIDEQDAIRLGRAIVRRLNWRKQGPAPRPAVLEPRYDPEDLLGIVPSDLKIPFDPREVIARIVDGSDFDEFKPLYGSSLVTGWAELHGYPIGILANARGVLFSEESQKATQFIQLANKSDTPLLFLHNTTGYMVGKEYEQKGIIKHGAMMINAVSNSTVPHISVLMGASYGAGHYGMCGRAYDPRFVFAWPSAKSAVMGGAQLAGVISIVGRAAAEAKGQPFNEEADAGMRAMVEAQIEAESLAMFMSGRLYDDGVIDPRDTRTVLGMSLSAIHNAPIKGADGFGVFRM; encoded by the coding sequence TTGACCACCCTGCGCAGCACGTTGGATACCGCGTCGCCGGATTACGCGGCCGCGGCGGAAGCCATGACCGCCAAACTCACCGAGGTGGAGGGGGAGTTCGCCAAGGCGATCGCGGGTGGCGGGCCGGAGAAGCTGGCTCGGCATCGCAAGCGCGGCAAGCTGACCGCGCGCGAGCGGATCGAGCTGCTCGTCGACGAGGACTCGCCGTTCCTGGAGCTGTGCCCGCTGGCGGGGTGGGGCAGCGAGTTCCACGTCGGCGCGAGCACCATCGCGGGCATCGGGATCGTGGAGGGCGTCGAATGCATGATCGTCGCGCCCGACCCGACCGTGCGCGGCGGCACGTCCAACCCGTGGACACTGCGAAAGACGTTGCGGATCAACGACATCGTGCGGGAGAACCGGTTGCCGGTGATCTCGCTGGTGGAGTCCGGCGGCGCGGACCTGCCGACGCAGAAGGAAGTCTTCGTGCCCGGCGGTCGCATGTTCCGCGACCTCACCCGCGCCTCGGCGGCCGGAATCCCTACCATCGCACTGGTTTTCGGTAACTCGACCGCGGGCGGGGCCTACATCCCCGGCATGTCCGATCACGTGGTGATGATCAAGGAGCGCTCCAAGGTGTTCCTCGGCGGCCCACCGCTGGTCAAGATGGCGACCGGGGAGGAGTCCGACGACGAATCGCTCGGCGGTGCCGATATGCACGCCCGCGTCTCGGGTCTGGCCGACTACTACGCGATCGACGAGCAGGACGCGATCCGGCTCGGCCGCGCCATCGTCCGCAGGCTGAACTGGCGCAAGCAGGGCCCGGCCCCGCGCCCGGCGGTGCTCGAGCCGCGGTACGACCCCGAGGATCTGCTCGGCATCGTGCCCTCGGATCTGAAGATCCCGTTCGACCCGCGCGAGGTGATCGCGCGCATCGTGGACGGCTCCGATTTCGACGAGTTCAAACCGCTGTACGGCAGCAGCCTGGTCACCGGCTGGGCGGAGCTGCACGGCTATCCGATCGGCATCCTGGCCAACGCGCGGGGCGTGCTGTTCTCCGAGGAATCGCAGAAGGCCACCCAGTTCATCCAGCTGGCGAACAAGTCCGACACGCCACTGCTGTTCCTGCACAACACCACCGGCTACATGGTCGGCAAGGAGTACGAGCAGAAGGGCATCATCAAGCACGGCGCGATGATGATCAACGCGGTCTCCAATTCGACGGTGCCGCATATCTCGGTGCTGATGGGCGCCTCCTACGGCGCCGGGCACTACGGCATGTGCGGGCGCGCCTACGACCCGCGGTTCGTTTTCGCCTGGCCCAGTGCGAAATCCGCCGTGATGGGCGGCGCGCAGCTGGCCGGCGTCATCTCGATCGTGGGCCGGGCCGCGGCCGAGGCCAAGGGCCAGCCGTTCAACGAGGAGGCCGACGCCGGGATGCGCGCCATGGTCGAGGCGCAGATCGAGGCCGAGTCGCTGGCCATGTTCATGTCCGGTCGGCTCTACGACGACGGCGTCATCGATCCGCGCGATACCCGCACCGTGTTGGGAATGTCCTTGTCGGCCATTCACAATGCCCCGATCAAGGGCGCCGACGGCTTCGGCGTCTTCCGAATGTGA
- a CDS encoding ABC transporter ATP-binding protein has protein sequence MIELRGLTKHYGQTVAVQDLSFTVRPGQVTGFLGPNGAGKSTTMRMILGLDKPTAGTAHILGKPYRELDHPLRTVGALLDAKWVHPNRSARAHLEWMAASNDIPKSRVEEVLRLVGLSEVAGKTAGGFSLGMSQRLGLAGALLGDPQVLLFDEPVNGLDPEGILWIRRFMQRLAAEGRTVLVSSHLLSEMAQTAEHLVVIGRGQLISDTTTQEFIERASEQSVRVRSPQLDQLRSLLTSNGMTVREDGSGQDGPALVVAGVASDAVGKLAGANDITLFELAPQRASLEEAFMRMTGGAVQYHGEGLDQAMGGAL, from the coding sequence ATGATCGAGCTGAGAGGGCTGACCAAGCACTACGGGCAGACCGTCGCGGTTCAGGATCTCTCCTTCACCGTTCGACCCGGACAGGTGACGGGGTTCCTGGGCCCGAACGGCGCCGGTAAGTCGACGACGATGCGAATGATCCTCGGGCTGGACAAGCCCACCGCGGGGACCGCGCACATCTTGGGCAAGCCGTACCGTGAACTGGACCATCCGCTGCGCACCGTCGGCGCGCTGCTCGATGCCAAGTGGGTGCATCCGAACCGTTCGGCGCGCGCCCACCTCGAGTGGATGGCCGCCTCCAACGACATCCCGAAGTCGCGGGTGGAGGAGGTGCTGCGACTGGTCGGCCTGTCCGAGGTGGCGGGCAAGACCGCGGGCGGTTTCTCGCTCGGCATGTCGCAGCGGCTCGGCCTGGCCGGCGCGCTGCTCGGCGACCCGCAGGTGCTCCTGTTCGACGAGCCGGTCAACGGCCTCGACCCGGAGGGCATCCTGTGGATCCGCCGGTTCATGCAGCGCCTGGCCGCCGAGGGCCGCACCGTGCTGGTCTCCAGCCACCTGCTCTCGGAGATGGCGCAGACCGCCGAACATCTCGTGGTGATCGGGCGCGGACAGCTGATCTCCGACACCACCACACAGGAATTCATCGAGCGCGCCTCCGAACAGTCGGTGCGCGTGCGCAGCCCGCAGCTTGACCAGTTGCGCAGCCTGCTCACCTCCAACGGCATGACCGTGCGCGAGGACGGCAGCGGCCAGGACGGGCCCGCGCTCGTCGTGGCGGGAGTGGCCAGCGACGCGGTCGGCAAGCTGGCCGGCGCGAACGACATCACACTGTTCGAGCTCGCGCCGCAGCGCGCCTCCCTGGAGGAAGCGTTTATGCGGATGACCGGCGGCGCGGTGCAGTACCACGGCGAAGGCCTCGACCAGGCGATGGGAGGTGCGCTCTGA
- a CDS encoding thiazole synthase, producing the protein MAEAHAPLRIADREFGSRLIMGTGGADNLAVLEEALIASGTELTTVAMRRVDAAGGTGVLDLLKRLDIQPLPNTAGCRTAAEAVLTAQLAREALGTDWVKLEVVADERTLLPDPVELLTAAEQLVDDGFTVLPYTSDDPILARRLEEAGCVAVMPLGAPIGTGLGIGNPHNIEMIVAEAKVPVILDAGIGTASDAALAMELGCSAVLLATAVTRARQPELMAEAMAAAVRAGYLARQAGRIPKRFWAQASSPAL; encoded by the coding sequence GTGGCTGAGGCGCACGCTCCGCTGCGAATCGCGGACCGCGAGTTCGGTTCCCGGCTCATCATGGGTACCGGCGGGGCGGACAACCTCGCGGTGCTGGAGGAGGCGCTGATCGCCTCGGGCACCGAACTGACCACCGTCGCCATGCGCCGGGTGGATGCCGCGGGCGGCACCGGCGTGCTGGACCTGTTGAAGCGCTTGGACATTCAGCCGCTGCCCAATACGGCCGGTTGCCGCACGGCGGCCGAGGCCGTGCTCACCGCGCAACTGGCCCGGGAGGCGCTCGGCACCGACTGGGTGAAGCTCGAGGTGGTCGCCGACGAGCGCACCCTGCTGCCCGATCCGGTCGAATTGCTCACCGCCGCCGAACAATTGGTCGACGACGGCTTCACCGTGCTGCCCTACACGAGCGACGACCCGATCCTGGCGCGCCGGCTGGAGGAGGCGGGCTGCGTCGCGGTGATGCCGCTCGGTGCGCCGATCGGCACCGGCCTGGGCATCGGCAACCCGCACAACATCGAGATGATCGTCGCCGAGGCGAAGGTCCCGGTCATCCTGGACGCGGGCATCGGCACCGCGAGCGACGCCGCGCTCGCCATGGAACTCGGCTGCTCGGCGGTGCTGCTGGCGACCGCGGTGACCCGGGCGCGTCAACCGGAGTTGATGGCCGAGGCGATGGCCGCCGCGGTGCGGGCCGGATACCTGGCCAGGCAGGCGGGCCGGATCCCCAAGCGGTTCTGGGCGCAGGCTTCGTCACCCGCGCTCTGA
- a CDS encoding acyl-CoA dehydrogenase family protein — MSWNTPERRELRATVRSFAERDVLPYLDEWERDGEIPRELHKKAGALGLLGIQFPESAGGAGGDGIDAMIVCEELHQAGASGGLFASLFTCGIAVPHMIAAGNPDQIERWVRPTLAGEKIGSLAITEPGGGSDVGHLTTTARRDGDHYIVNGAKTYITSACRADYVVTAVRTGGPGSQGISLLVVEKGTPGFTVSRKLDKMGWRASDTAELSYVDVRVPAENLVGAENSGFFQIAGAFVSERVGLAVQAYSSAQRCLDLTLEWVRSRETFGRPLISRQAVQNTVTEMARRIDVARVYTRDVAQRSANGETDLIAEVCFAKNTAVEAGEWVANQAVQLFGGLGYMRESEIERQYRDMRILGIGGGTTEILTGLAAKRLGYQS; from the coding sequence ATGAGCTGGAATACGCCGGAGCGGCGCGAATTGCGCGCCACGGTGCGCAGTTTCGCGGAGCGTGACGTCCTGCCCTATCTGGACGAGTGGGAGCGCGACGGGGAGATCCCGCGTGAGCTGCACAAGAAGGCGGGTGCGCTGGGTCTGCTCGGCATCCAATTCCCGGAATCCGCCGGCGGTGCCGGCGGTGACGGCATCGACGCGATGATCGTCTGCGAGGAACTGCACCAGGCCGGGGCCTCGGGTGGCTTGTTCGCCTCGTTGTTCACCTGCGGTATCGCGGTGCCGCACATGATCGCCGCGGGCAATCCCGACCAGATCGAGCGGTGGGTGCGCCCGACGCTGGCGGGGGAGAAGATCGGTTCGCTGGCCATCACCGAGCCCGGCGGCGGTTCCGATGTCGGTCACCTCACCACCACCGCGCGCCGCGACGGCGATCACTACATCGTCAACGGAGCCAAGACCTACATCACCTCGGCCTGCCGCGCCGACTACGTGGTCACCGCCGTCCGCACGGGTGGGCCCGGCTCGCAAGGGATTTCGCTGCTGGTGGTGGAGAAGGGCACACCGGGCTTCACCGTGAGCCGCAAGCTGGACAAGATGGGCTGGCGCGCCTCCGACACCGCCGAACTGTCCTACGTGGACGTCCGGGTGCCCGCCGAGAACCTGGTCGGCGCGGAGAACTCCGGCTTCTTCCAGATCGCGGGCGCGTTCGTCAGCGAGCGGGTCGGCCTTGCGGTGCAGGCGTATTCGAGCGCGCAGCGCTGTCTCGATCTCACTTTGGAGTGGGTGCGCAGCCGGGAAACCTTCGGGCGCCCGCTGATCAGCAGGCAGGCCGTGCAGAACACGGTTACCGAGATGGCGCGGCGCATCGATGTCGCCCGCGTCTACACCCGGGATGTGGCCCAGCGCAGCGCGAACGGCGAGACCGACCTGATCGCCGAGGTCTGCTTCGCCAAGAACACCGCCGTCGAGGCGGGCGAATGGGTGGCCAACCAGGCGGTCCAGCTGTTCGGCGGCCTCGGCTACATGCGCGAATCCGAGATCGAACGCCAATACCGCGATATGCGCATCCTCGGCATCGGCGGTGGCACCACCGAAATCCTGACCGGCCTTGCCGCCAAACGATTGGGGTACCAGTCTTGA
- a CDS encoding adenylate/guanylate cyclase domain-containing protein, with protein MNAANNRKDLIGVLRKAREQLPGDPSFGDPLSVSGPGGARAVARAADKLVGDTPSAAREIGFGALQVWQAMLERVGRGKGNQEITVMFTDLVAFSNWSLSAGDEATLELLRRVAKAIEPPIAERGGQVVKRMGDGVMAVFPSAERAVRAAINAKRNLADVKVRDYRPQMRIGLHTGSPREIGGDWLGVDVTIAARVMEAGGNGNTMLSEATLQSLKPETLAELGYAVKPYRRSFFAAPLSGVPEDLRIFRLSEN; from the coding sequence ATGAACGCGGCGAACAACCGGAAAGATCTCATCGGCGTGCTCCGCAAAGCGCGTGAGCAGCTGCCCGGTGACCCTTCTTTCGGTGACCCGCTGTCGGTTTCGGGCCCCGGTGGCGCGCGGGCCGTCGCGCGCGCCGCGGACAAGCTGGTCGGCGACACCCCCAGCGCGGCCAGGGAGATCGGCTTCGGCGCGTTGCAGGTCTGGCAGGCGATGCTGGAGCGCGTCGGCCGCGGCAAAGGTAACCAAGAGATAACCGTCATGTTCACCGATCTGGTGGCGTTCTCCAATTGGTCGCTCTCCGCGGGCGACGAGGCGACCCTGGAGTTGCTCCGCCGCGTGGCCAAGGCCATCGAGCCGCCGATCGCCGAGCGTGGCGGTCAGGTGGTCAAGCGGATGGGTGACGGCGTCATGGCGGTGTTCCCGTCCGCCGAGCGCGCGGTGCGCGCCGCGATCAACGCCAAACGCAACCTGGCCGACGTGAAGGTGCGGGACTACCGCCCGCAGATGCGGATCGGCCTGCATACCGGCTCGCCGCGGGAAATCGGCGGCGACTGGCTGGGTGTGGACGTCACCATCGCGGCCCGGGTGATGGAGGCGGGCGGCAACGGCAACACGATGCTGTCCGAGGCGACGTTGCAGTCGCTGAAGCCGGAGACGCTCGCGGAACTGGGTTACGCCGTGAAGCCGTATCGCCGTAGCTTCTTCGCCGCGCCGCTCAGCGGTGTCCCCGAGGACCTGCGCATCTTCCGGCTGTCCGAGAACTGA
- a CDS encoding ABC transporter permease, with product MGVLAAERIKLTSTRSPWWCSAVVVALGLGLAALFSLVVKSSGDEPAQGTPNLDVSTATSGVVGFGVMVLMIMAALTVTSEYRFGVIRTTFQAVPNRTKVLLTKTALVGVFSAVLTTILAFLAVGVAKAIAGSASNADLALDGQWRAVYGIPIYAFLMIAVAIGVGVLVRQSAAAISLIVLWSLLIEPLLGAFGSFGRNVGPFLPFQNASHFLSVSDSGANWHWGPWGSLLYFAAFTAIVYGAALVLVNQRDA from the coding sequence ATGGGCGTGCTGGCAGCAGAACGAATCAAGCTCACCTCGACCAGGTCGCCCTGGTGGTGCTCGGCGGTCGTCGTCGCACTCGGTCTCGGCCTCGCCGCGCTGTTCTCCCTGGTGGTCAAGTCCTCCGGGGACGAGCCCGCGCAGGGCACGCCGAACCTGGACGTGAGCACCGCGACCTCGGGTGTCGTCGGGTTCGGCGTGATGGTGCTGATGATCATGGCCGCGTTGACCGTGACCAGCGAGTACCGTTTCGGCGTCATCCGGACCACCTTCCAGGCGGTGCCCAATCGCACCAAGGTGCTGCTGACCAAGACCGCGCTGGTCGGCGTCTTCAGCGCCGTGCTCACCACGATCCTGGCCTTCCTCGCCGTCGGCGTGGCCAAGGCGATCGCGGGCTCGGCCTCGAACGCCGATCTGGCCCTGGACGGACAGTGGCGGGCGGTCTACGGGATCCCCATCTACGCCTTCCTCATGATCGCGGTCGCGATCGGCGTGGGTGTGCTGGTCCGGCAGTCCGCGGCCGCGATCTCGCTGATCGTGCTCTGGTCGCTGCTGATCGAGCCGCTGCTCGGGGCGTTCGGCAGCTTCGGGCGCAACGTGGGTCCGTTCCTGCCGTTCCAGAACGCCAGCCACTTCCTGAGCGTCTCGGATTCCGGCGCCAACTGGCACTGGGGTCCGTGGGGCAGCCTGCTCTACTTCGCCGCCTTCACGGCGATCGTTTACGGCGCCGCACTGGTCCTGGTGAACCAGCGCGACGCCTGA